The sequence CACCTGCAGTTCACGACTTGTATTCCAGTTCCTGAGTGTTCCCGTAAAATTCTTGGACTACACACACCAGCTGCTTGAGGAGGCCCGCACCATGAGGGTCACGTCCTCCTTCCAAGGACTCCAACTGGGGGTGTCGTCTTCAAGTAGGAGGttgaaatgtttttgttttttggaaGTTCCGAAGTTCCACTTTAACTTTTAGTTTGAGGAGATGTTGACTTTTTGGATTTCCACTTGCGAGGTCGGATATTGTGGTAGTATTTGGGTACCAGGTAGTACACGGTCATGGGTTGGTAGGCCGGGATGAAGCTGCCGGGGTACTGGTAATAGACGGTGGAGGAGGGAGCCGGGCTGTAGTAATACTGAGCGCCCTGTAGGTGGAGAAAGACAAACAGGTCAAGAATTTGTGGAAGTTCTTTTAGGACAAGACAGGAAGTagcagacgaggaggaggaggaggaggggggtgagtcATTCCCGACACTCAGCGGACAGAGTCCTGCATGAAGCAACACGAGTGTAATGAATCCTGCCTGACTCACCGAAACGTGTCATCGGAGCATGTGCCACcccacaccatgatgtcatcatccCCTCCCACCCACGGATGTGCACAAGGATCGGCTGAATTAGCATTTATCAATAAATGTCTAACCGCAGGCGCTCCGATGTCCCAGGTCCCACCTGCAGAACGAGTGGCTTCAGATcctcctgtactgccctctactgggTGATACATTTATTATGTGATAAACATTATCAATGGAAAAGCCCTTCAAATGTGACACCTACTATGGGGCTACTGACTTTAAAGAGCAGATGCCCGCGGTGCTGATTAACTAAAACTCTATAAAAATAATGGGGGCATCTGAAGTCTACAGCACGTAGTCGTGATCATAGAGGAGGGGGAGTGGATGGATTTCACCTGACTGCTCTGTGTCCCCCTAAATCCCCCCATATCccaagtgttaaccccttatatATCAAGAGGCCCTGGCGCTATCCTGCGCTCTTACCATTTTCTGAGCATTGGTCACGGCGGATTTCTTCTTGCTCCTGACGTTCTCCTCATCCTCGCTGGAGGACTCAGAAGGTGACGCGCTGACGTCCGAGCCCTCGGAGTGATAGTCCGACGTGTCTTGCTCCGGTTTCTCTGGTGTCGTCGTCTTTTTGGGCTCTTCTGGAGCCTTCACAATGAAGGGGCTGCAGCTCTCCCCTAACCTGAGGACACAGGACAGCTCTGCATGAATGGTGAGGCCGACCTCAAAGGGGTGGGGCTTATACCCCCCCCGAAACAGGTTTGAGTTATCAGTGTTTTTTTCGGATTATAGGTGTTACAATGCGACTTACCTGCAGCTCACTTCCTCCGGATCAATCCATATAGACATGTTTTTGGGGAAGGCCAACTGTGAGCAGCGCAGTCCGCTCCGGACGCAGGCCCGTAATACGGAGTCATCCACCGCGGCGTTCTTCTCTATCCGGATACACCTGGGGGGGTCAGAGGACTGTAAGATACTGCACATCTATACATGAGGCAtcttgatgggagttgtagttctcacACAGCAGGATATAAAGGAACAAGGAAAACAGAAGCTAAAGAATAGCGACACTCAGCATTGCTGAAGTTAAATTCCCTGCTCGACCGGTTCCGGGGAAAGTTCTACGAAAGGTGACATTTGCATCCACCCCCACAGCACCGGGGTTTTCCAGAGTGTATGACCTCACCCTaatctatgtatatacacactgcctgACCTGATAAACATTCAGCACAAGGGCATCgggaatgtgtcctcacactgctgtgctctgtgctctctggagagatgtgaacCAACCccttgtgtttgttgttagtaatGGAAggtctgtgaaatatggatttaaattccaggattgtatcttctaagtgcactggaggcgggtcctcacactgctgtgctctctaaaGCTCTGTGCTCCGCTGCACAGCCCTCCCTTCTGTGTAACAGATGCAGCAGTTTTCTGTTGGATACAGCAATCACTCAGAGCAAAGTGACGGTGAATGGGGAGGATATCATTGCGGAGAACACagtgcacaacagtgtgaggacacgcccccagtgcacttgaagaagctacaaccctggaatataaaatccttatttcactgtcctgctgcaactaacaacatagacaaaggggTGATTGCATGCCTCTCCAGAGACaacacagctacaatcctggaatataaatccatatttcactgtcctgctgcaactaacaacatacacaagggggggggaatacacatctctgcagagacaatacagctacaatcctggaatataaacccatattgtacagtcctgctgcaacttacatacacaagggggttattacacatctctccagagacaatacagctacaatcctggaatataaatccatatttcacagttctattGCTGTGTGATCCTTGCAGCCGGTTTAACCCCTCGTGTCGCGGGTGGGCTCTTACCTGTAGGCTTGGCCTTTCTGCGGGCTCTCCGGATACCAGTGTCCCTCATACTTGTCACATAAGATGGAGGTGAGGGTCTGAGTGAATCGCTCCACCTGCTCGCTGTCCAGTCTCTGGTGGCGGTTCAGCAGCCTCACAATGTAGGACGCCCCCCGCTGTACCTCTTCATACATGGCTGCCacgtgtcctctcctgcagggaCAGATACAGAGGAACGTTAGGGGTTAAAGGGCATCATCCGAAAATACTAGTTACTGGCCGGATAATTGTTACATAGAAGTAATAAACAGAACATTATATGGACGGCAATGGATTCACTAGCGGCGCTCGCACCGTAGAATAATCCCCTTTTATGGGGTTTTCCGGACATCCATTTGCTTTCATTTTCCCCAGGAATTCTGGGTAATAAATTAGTGGAATTAGGAAAGTCCCCCAGATTTCCACACAGACTGTGAGACACATTTCGAGGAATTGTCCAGCTCAAGGAGCTTAGCTTGGCCTCCATTTTGGCTGGTTGCTAGGGAGTCCCTGCTTAACAAAGCAATGATAGGGACTGCTGTGGTTGTTAGGCCGTGCGCCCATAGCAACCGGGGTGTCAACACATGGGGGTCAGATTGGTGGGATTCACATGGTCGCCCCAATTTTAGGTGACCCTGTCTCACTGGTTGTCACAGCGCAGGCCCAAAACCTGCACTACAGCCCACGGCCTGTCTGTGAGGTGATAACAGCGGAGCGCCCCCTGCCTGCCATACTGACCAGAACACGACGTCCCGGGGGCCACAAGGTCATGGACCGGCCTTGGCAGAACACGAAGGCGCCCCCAGGCCCGGCACCAGACGTCATAGATACAGCCACATCATCTACAGTGTCATaatgaggttctgcggcagctgaggtgtgtacagtATCATCAGCACATGGCAGATAACAGAGAACAATGCCATCATCTACAGAGGGATGAGGCCGGAGACTTCCTTATTCCACAGAATTAACCCCGTAGATGATTTCATCACAAGTTTCAGGGAAGTGACACCTGAGCCTCTTATCTCACATCACAAAACTCCCAGCAGGAAGGAGGCAGAACATTACAGCCCAATTTCCCAAGGTTCACGGGTGTCATTATGCAAAACAAGGCAGGAGGTAGGACAAGgtcagccctgtatacaggagacagtcagcaggcagcgcagggtcagccctgtatacaggagacagtcagcaggcagcgcagggtcagccctgtatacaggagacagtcagcaggcagcgcagggtcagccctgtatacaggagacagtcagcaggcagcgcagggtcagccctgtatacaggagacagtcagcaggcagcgcagggtcagccctgtatacaggagacagtcagcaggcagcgcagggtcagccctgtatacaggagacagtcagcaggcagcgcagggtcagccctgtatacaggagacagtcagcaggcagcgcagggtcagccctgtatacaggagacagtcagcaggcagcgcagggtcagccctgtatacaggagacagtcagcaggcagcgcagggtcagccctgtatacaggaAACAGTCAGCAGGCAGCGCAGGgtcagccctgtatacaggagacagtcagcaggcggCAGAGGgtcagccctgtatacaggagacagtcagcaggcggCAGAGGgtcagccctgtatacaggagcCAGTCAGCAGGCGGCAGAGGgtcagccctgtatacaggagcCAGTCAGCAGGCAGCGCACAgtcagccctgtatacaggagcCAGTCAGCAGGCAGCGCAGGgtcagccctgtatacaggagcCAGTCAGCAGGCAGCGCAGGgtcagccctgtatacaggagcCAGTCAGCAGGCAGCGCAGGgtcagccctgtatacaggagcCAGTCAGCAGGCAGCGCAGGgtcagccctgtatacaggagacagtcagcaggcagcgcagggtcagccctgtatacaggagacagtcagcaggcagcgcagggtcagccctgtatacaggagacagtcagcaggcagcgcagggtcagccctgtatacaggagacagtcagcaggcagcgcagggtcagccctgtatacaggagacagtcagcaggcagcgcagggtcagccctgtatacaggagacagtcagcaggcagcgcagggtcagccctgtatacaggagacagtcagcaggcagcgcagggtcagccctgtatacaggagacagtcagcaggcagcgcagggtcagccctgtatacaggagacagtcagcaggcagcgcagggtcagccctgtatacaggagacagtcagcaggcagcgcagggtcagccctgtatacaggagacagtcagcaggcagcgcagggtcagccctgtatacaggagacagtcagcaggcagcgcagggtcagccctgtatacaggagacagtcagcaggcagcgcagggtcagccctgtatacaggagacagtcagcaggcagcgcagggtcagcgctgtatacaggagacagtcagcaggcagcgcagggtcagccctgtatacaggagacagtcagcaggcagcgcagggtcagccctgtatacaggagacagtcagcaggcagcgcagggtcagccctgtatacaggagacagtcagcaggcagcgcagggtcagcgctgtatacaggagacagtcagcaggcagcgcagggtcagcgctgtatacaggagacagtcagcaggcagcgcagggtcagccctgtatacaggagacagtcagcaggcagcgcagggtcagccctgtatacaggagacagtcagcaggcagCGCAGGGTGTTATAGTCACGTAGtcggcagcagggggcagtatcctGGATCCTCTGATATATAAATACCCTGGGACTTTCCTTGGTGGCATCAGGAATGTGGGtgaatcctgctccctcccccctaCATGATTATAAACACAGGATGATGTAACACAGAGACACCGGACGACATGTGACAGAGGCGTCCCCGATACCTGCACCCGGACTACAgatcccagcagagccccctgtatgaCCCTGTACCCTCACATCACCCCGCGAGACCGCCCTCTGTTACCCCTCCCAGCACACAGCGAGGTCACCCTCTGTTACCCCTCCTGGGCTCCTGTGCCATGTGGTCGCCCTCTGTTACCCCTCCTGGGCTCCTGTGCCATGTGGTCAACCTCTGTTACTCCTCCAGGGCTCCTGTGCCCTGTGGTGGCCCTCTGTTACCCCTCCTGGGCTCCTGTGATCTGTGGGCgccctctgttactcctcctgggctcctgtgcCCTGTGGTGgccctctgttactcctcctgggctcctgtgcCATGTGGTCGCCCTCTGTTACCCCTCCTGGGCTCCTGTGCCCTGTGGTG comes from Engystomops pustulosus chromosome 6, aEngPut4.maternal, whole genome shotgun sequence and encodes:
- the LOC140134553 gene encoding protein BTG3-like isoform X2; the protein is MYEEVQRGASYIVRLLNRHQRLDSEQVERFTQTLTSILCDKYEGHWYPESPQKGQAYRCIRIEKNAAVDDSVLRACVRSGLRCSQLAFPKNMSIWIDPEEVSCRLGESCSPFIVKAPEEPKKTTTPEKPEQDTSDYHSEGSDVSASPSESSSEDEENVRSKKKSAVTNAQKMGAQYYYSPAPSSTVYYQYPGSFIPAYQPMTVYYLVPKYYHNIRPRKWKSKKSTSPQTKS
- the LOC140134553 gene encoding protein BTG3-like isoform X1, which codes for MRGHVAAMYEEVQRGASYIVRLLNRHQRLDSEQVERFTQTLTSILCDKYEGHWYPESPQKGQAYRCIRIEKNAAVDDSVLRACVRSGLRCSQLAFPKNMSIWIDPEEVSCRLGESCSPFIVKAPEEPKKTTTPEKPEQDTSDYHSEGSDVSASPSESSSEDEENVRSKKKSAVTNAQKMGAQYYYSPAPSSTVYYQYPGSFIPAYQPMTVYYLVPKYYHNIRPRKWKSKKSTSPQTKS